The following coding sequences lie in one Mucilaginibacter sp. KACC 22773 genomic window:
- a CDS encoding DUF892 family protein gives MTPSPDKNLSPQEVKFEDAHLKKIFLEHLNSIYCGKLHLIHFFEEIKTLATLQYLKNAIQDCSDDAENQMVHIDGIFSAIGEDQSKISVLGMKAMTLEAYITAIRSGKTPMERDVFIVFYLQLVEGIEVTYFKVLKNLAKAIGYSNTFLDKPFKQAVEDKLMFEGIYKEYITQPSAG, from the coding sequence ATGACCCCAAGCCCTGATAAAAACCTATCGCCACAGGAGGTGAAGTTTGAAGATGCGCATCTTAAAAAAATTTTCCTCGAACACTTAAACAGCATTTATTGCGGCAAGCTGCATCTTATTCATTTTTTTGAGGAGATAAAAACCCTGGCAACACTGCAATATTTAAAAAATGCCATACAAGATTGCAGTGATGATGCTGAAAACCAGATGGTACACATTGACGGGATATTTAGCGCGATAGGCGAAGATCAATCAAAAATAAGCGTACTGGGCATGAAAGCCATGACGCTTGAAGCCTATATAACTGCCATCCGGTCGGGAAAAACGCCTATGGAGCGTGATGTTTTTATTGTATTTTATCTGCAACTGGTTGAAGGTATCGAGGTTACATATTTTAAGGTGCTGAAGAACCTGGCTAAGGCAATAGGTTACAGTAACACCTTTTTAGATAAACCATTTAAACAGGCAGTAGAAGATAAGCTAATGTTTGAAGGTATTTATAAAGAATACATAACCCAGCCATCTGCCGGTTAA
- a CDS encoding DUF4293 domain-containing protein → MLQRIQSIYLLAASLVLFALYFFPLAHNVYVNNVPVTITVTGIFQDVNGAQKHIESFTALTAITAVVALIPLVIIFLFKNRKQQLAFCYGAILVLFGYSFWMAQTVKKAVGEGVQLDTHTMGIGLFLTSISIIMLLLATKGIKNDEKLIKSADRLR, encoded by the coding sequence ATGCTACAACGAATACAAAGCATTTACCTGCTTGCAGCCAGCCTGGTTTTGTTTGCCCTTTACTTTTTTCCGCTGGCTCATAACGTTTACGTAAATAATGTCCCTGTAACTATTACCGTCACCGGCATTTTTCAGGATGTTAACGGCGCGCAAAAACATATCGAATCTTTTACGGCGCTTACGGCCATAACGGCTGTAGTGGCGCTTATACCACTTGTTATAATTTTCCTTTTCAAAAACCGCAAGCAGCAACTGGCTTTTTGCTATGGCGCTATATTGGTATTGTTTGGCTACAGTTTCTGGATGGCGCAAACTGTAAAAAAAGCGGTAGGCGAAGGCGTTCAATTAGATACGCATACAATGGGAATTGGTTTGTTCCTGACATCAATAAGCATTATTATGCTGCTATTGGCCACCAAGGGTATCAAAAATGATGAAAAGCTGATCAAATCTGCCGATAGGTTAAGATAA
- a CDS encoding DEAD/DEAH box helicase — translation MNPFIELGIRHDIVNAISELGFENPTPIQEQSIPVLLTGSNDFVGLAQTGTGKTAAFGLPLLELLDFEENHPQALVLCPTRELCLQITNDIKNYSKKMDNVHVVAVYGGASIMDQLRQIKRGVQIVVATPGRMLDIINRKAIDFSKVKFVVLDEADEMLNMGFQEDIDNILSTTPDEKKTWLFSATMPTEVRRIAKKYMHEPFELTMGTKNTGNANIEHEYYIVRARDKYAAFKRIVDFNPDIFGIVFCRTKIETQDIAEALIKDGYNADSLHGDLSQQQRDKVMKRYRERSLQLLIATDVAARGIDVNDVTHVINYSLPDEVENYTHRSGRTARAGKTGVSISIINAKELGKIRQIERTLGKRFVKAEIPTGFDVCEKQLFSIVHKVHNVQVNEQQIEQYIPRIMEEFKDMSKEEFIKRFASIEFNRFLDYYKNAPDLNASVEEGGRRDRDDRGERGERGASSGPSAYTRLFINLGSVDEFNRGDLLGYICNTSKISGRSVGKIDVKGVYSFFEVPNEDVEKVSAGFKDAEYKGRPVRIEVSGEGTSDRRESSGGYRGGDRREGGYRGGDRREGGGYRGGERSNSGGGDRRSGGFRDFSGKPREDRPERKRRF, via the coding sequence ATGAACCCATTTATTGAACTGGGAATCCGTCATGATATTGTTAATGCCATCTCTGAGTTAGGGTTTGAAAACCCAACGCCAATCCAGGAACAGTCAATTCCGGTATTGTTAACAGGCAGCAACGATTTTGTCGGATTAGCCCAAACCGGGACCGGTAAGACTGCTGCCTTTGGCCTACCATTATTAGAGCTGTTGGATTTTGAAGAAAATCATCCACAGGCACTTGTTTTATGCCCAACACGTGAACTTTGTTTACAGATCACGAACGACATTAAAAATTACTCCAAAAAAATGGACAACGTTCACGTTGTGGCCGTTTATGGCGGAGCAAGCATTATGGATCAGTTACGCCAGATTAAACGCGGCGTACAGATCGTTGTGGCCACACCAGGCCGTATGCTTGATATCATTAACCGTAAGGCGATAGATTTTTCGAAGGTAAAATTTGTAGTATTGGATGAAGCTGATGAAATGCTCAATATGGGCTTTCAGGAAGACATTGATAATATCTTATCTACCACTCCGGACGAGAAAAAAACCTGGCTGTTTTCGGCCACCATGCCAACTGAAGTTCGCCGTATAGCGAAAAAGTACATGCACGAGCCATTTGAGCTTACCATGGGCACAAAAAACACCGGCAATGCCAACATTGAGCACGAGTACTACATTGTACGTGCCCGTGATAAGTATGCCGCTTTTAAACGTATTGTTGATTTTAATCCTGATATTTTTGGTATCGTATTTTGCCGTACCAAAATAGAAACCCAGGATATTGCAGAAGCCCTGATCAAAGACGGTTACAATGCCGATTCGTTACATGGCGACCTGTCGCAACAGCAACGCGATAAGGTAATGAAACGCTACCGCGAGCGCAGCCTGCAATTGTTAATTGCTACTGATGTTGCTGCACGTGGTATTGATGTTAATGATGTAACACACGTTATTAACTACTCGTTACCAGACGAGGTTGAAAACTACACCCACCGTAGCGGCCGTACAGCCCGTGCAGGTAAAACAGGTGTATCTATCAGCATTATTAACGCCAAAGAATTAGGTAAAATACGCCAGATTGAGCGCACCCTGGGTAAGCGCTTTGTTAAAGCCGAGATTCCAACCGGGTTTGATGTTTGCGAGAAACAATTATTCTCCATTGTTCATAAAGTACACAACGTACAGGTTAATGAGCAGCAAATTGAGCAATACATCCCGCGTATTATGGAAGAGTTTAAGGATATGAGCAAAGAAGAGTTTATCAAACGCTTTGCATCAATTGAATTTAACCGTTTCCTTGATTATTACAAAAATGCACCTGATCTTAACGCAAGCGTTGAAGAAGGTGGCCGCAGGGATAGGGATGACCGTGGTGAGCGAGGCGAACGTGGTGCTTCAAGCGGCCCCTCTGCTTACACCCGTTTATTTATAAACTTAGGTTCGGTTGATGAATTTAACCGCGGCGATTTGTTAGGTTACATTTGCAACACATCAAAAATTAGCGGCCGCAGCGTTGGTAAAATAGATGTTAAAGGTGTTTATTCATTCTTTGAAGTACCTAACGAAGATGTTGAAAAGGTAAGCGCAGGCTTTAAAGACGCCGAGTACAAAGGTCGCCCCGTACGGATAGAAGTATCTGGCGAAGGCACCAGCGACCGTCGTGAAAGCAGTGGTGGTTACCGTGGCGGCGACCGTCGTGAAGGTGGTTACCGTGGTGGTGACCGCAGAGAAGGTGGTGGTTACCGTGGTGGCGAAAGAAGCAACTCAGGCGGCGGTGATCGTCGTAGTGGTGGCTTCCGTGACTTCTCCGGCAAACCCCGCGAAGATCGCCCGGAACGCAAAAGAAGATTCTAA
- a CDS encoding NAD(P)H-dependent glycerol-3-phosphate dehydrogenase, whose product MYNKKITVVGGGSWATANVKMLADNTTEKEIFWWMRNTQAVEHLNKFGHNPHYLSSVEIKLPKQNISTDLKSLIQVADIVLLNVPAAFLKEALTGIRPADLAGKKVVSAIKGIVPDENLIIGEFLHQKYGIPFEDFIVISGPCHAEEVALEKLSYLTIASGDAALATEFAGMINTRYIKTNVSDDIYGTEWGAVLKNVYAIAGGICHGVGYGDNFQSVLISNAIRELERFVDAVHPINRDIKESAYLGDLLVTAYSQFSRNRTFGNMIGKGYTVTSAQLEMNMIAEGYYAVNCLQQVNKQYKVNMPICDAVYAILYQKHSPVVEMRLLAEKLS is encoded by the coding sequence ATGTATAACAAAAAGATAACCGTTGTTGGCGGAGGAAGCTGGGCTACAGCCAATGTAAAAATGTTGGCTGATAATACTACCGAAAAGGAAATTTTTTGGTGGATGCGTAATACGCAGGCGGTTGAGCACCTAAACAAATTTGGGCATAATCCCCATTATTTAAGCTCGGTAGAAATAAAGCTGCCTAAACAAAATATATCAACAGATTTAAAATCATTGATACAAGTGGCTGATATTGTGTTGCTAAATGTGCCGGCTGCTTTTTTAAAAGAAGCACTAACTGGCATTAGGCCTGCAGATTTGGCTGGCAAAAAAGTTGTATCGGCTATAAAGGGTATTGTGCCCGATGAAAATTTAATTATCGGCGAGTTTTTACACCAAAAATATGGTATTCCGTTTGAAGATTTTATTGTAATAAGCGGACCTTGCCATGCCGAAGAAGTTGCATTAGAGAAACTCTCTTACCTTACCATTGCATCCGGTGATGCTGCTTTGGCTACGGAGTTTGCGGGAATGATTAATACCCGTTACATAAAAACCAATGTATCTGATGATATTTATGGCACCGAGTGGGGGGCTGTATTAAAAAATGTGTATGCCATTGCGGGTGGTATTTGCCATGGAGTAGGGTATGGCGATAATTTCCAGTCGGTGCTCATTTCAAACGCGATACGCGAGTTGGAAAGGTTTGTTGATGCAGTGCACCCTATTAACCGGGACATTAAAGAATCGGCTTACCTGGGCGATTTGCTGGTTACCGCTTACTCGCAGTTTAGCCGTAATCGTACTTTTGGCAATATGATAGGGAAGGGGTATACCGTTACATCGGCCCAGCTGGAAATGAATATGATAGCCGAAGGATATTATGCAGTAAATTGCCTACAGCAGGTTAACAAACAGTACAAGGTAAACATGCCCATTTGCGATGCTGTTTATGCTATTTTATATCAAAAACACTCACCGGTGGTTGAAATGAGGCTTTTGGCCGAGAAATTGAGTTAA
- a CDS encoding FeoB-associated Cys-rich membrane protein, with the protein MNIQVILVIVLFAAAVFYIGRMMYKSLTAKKSCGGNCKCGVDFSGIEPGKTDK; encoded by the coding sequence ATGAACATCCAGGTAATTTTAGTTATTGTTCTTTTTGCCGCTGCTGTTTTTTACATTGGCCGTATGATGTATAAAAGCCTCACCGCTAAAAAAAGTTGCGGTGGCAATTGTAAATGCGGTGTTGATTTTTCGGGCATCGAGCCCGGCAAAACAGACAAATAG
- a CDS encoding glycosyltransferase: MASNKQIFQADSPNRWNRFKWLSRILFAFLAVGIVAVIVTIKSTYYPSLPSLDLAPKKMSKEELAQIKRSTKYRSFKIQKGEIEALERAKRLHQRKHPNNKDRLNVAFYRPWEPQAYYSLLDNMPKLDMVVSEGFSILPGVDTVITKVDTGLINVNKKYNKPIVLTLSNYINKNNQEGGYDSYDIERIFKKPALRAGFINSIVNALTKYKFKGINVDLDEIKDRNSKTYIAFQTELYKTLKAKGFLVTQNVVPEDEAYNIIRLQHVNDFLFIMAIDEHNELSNPGDLSNQHWVEQILDDVCSQVPSEKIILTFAGGAYDWRETSIGKSIGYQQAISAAEENQSKITFDPASANSHFTYMDKDSLDHTIYFADAATNFNVIRMADDWATGGVALWRMGTEDPRLWSFFQKNLSIDSLRKTGVDLKKLTSVGLNSRKNVEYDGDGEVLDLITTPQTGEIDVKLDTGNYTITAQTYKRLPTKYMIRKYGYKPKKVVLTFDDGPDPDYTPRILDILKKEKVPASFFVVGSMAEKNIAILRRIYEDGYEIGNHTFFHPDISTISLQRVVLELNATRKIIESVTGRSTILFRPPFNADAEPETLAEVIPVAESRRQSYITIGESIDPWDWQPGVTADSIVARTIRQANNGSMILLHDAGGDTREETVKALPAIIHYFKTHGYQFTTIADVLDKTKDDLMPPIKDDHTGIFGPMYDVAVHAYYYFNWFLIYVFLSAIFLAIGRIVLIAILAVRQNSENKKTVKLRGDNLPLPPVSIIVPAYNEEVNAVATIQSLLKTEYPVFEIIFVDDGSKDKTFEVVSAAYEGHPLVKILTKPNGGKASALNFGITHATSDFVVCIDADTQLKNDAIYQLMSYFTDEEIGAVAGTVKVGNETNIITRWQSIEYITAQNMDRRAFDLINSITVVPGAIGAFRKSAIFRAGGFTYDTLAEDCDLTMRILKQGYIVKNCAEAIAYTEAPETINMLLKQRFRWSFGVIQSFWKNRDALFNKKYKFFGMVGMPNILIFQIILPLFSPLADLMMIFALFGEKPEKMLIYYVAFVVIDFIVGIIAFRMEKEDYRKLIYIIPQRFLWRQLMYYVLFKSMRKALKGELSGWGVLKRTGNVNVKGGQKKNNSAIYIIVALLIIAAIVFWVVKKWYM; the protein is encoded by the coding sequence ATGGCTTCAAATAAGCAAATTTTTCAGGCAGACTCACCAAACAGATGGAACCGTTTTAAATGGCTCAGCCGCATACTATTTGCCTTTTTGGCAGTAGGTATTGTTGCCGTAATAGTTACCATTAAATCTACCTATTACCCCAGTTTGCCAAGCCTCGACCTGGCACCCAAAAAAATGTCGAAAGAGGAGCTTGCGCAAATCAAGCGGTCAACCAAATACCGGTCGTTTAAAATACAAAAAGGCGAAATTGAGGCCCTTGAACGTGCAAAACGCCTGCATCAACGCAAACATCCTAATAATAAAGACCGCCTGAATGTGGCCTTTTACCGCCCATGGGAGCCACAGGCTTATTATTCGTTGCTGGATAACATGCCAAAGCTTGATATGGTGGTAAGCGAAGGTTTTTCTATCCTTCCGGGTGTCGACACTGTAATTACCAAAGTTGATACGGGGCTCATCAACGTTAATAAAAAATATAATAAGCCCATTGTACTCACACTATCAAACTATATAAATAAAAACAACCAGGAAGGCGGTTATGATAGCTATGATATTGAGCGCATTTTTAAAAAACCTGCTTTGCGTGCCGGTTTTATTAACAGTATTGTAAATGCCCTTACAAAATATAAGTTTAAAGGCATCAATGTAGATCTGGACGAAATTAAAGACCGCAACAGCAAAACTTATATTGCTTTTCAAACCGAGCTTTATAAAACATTAAAAGCCAAGGGTTTCCTGGTTACACAAAACGTAGTGCCCGAAGATGAGGCTTACAATATTATAAGGTTGCAGCATGTTAACGATTTTTTGTTCATTATGGCCATTGATGAGCATAATGAGCTAAGCAATCCGGGCGATTTATCAAACCAGCACTGGGTTGAACAGATACTGGATGATGTATGCAGCCAGGTACCCAGCGAAAAAATTATATTGACTTTTGCAGGCGGCGCTTATGATTGGCGCGAAACCAGCATCGGCAAATCCATAGGTTATCAGCAGGCTATTAGCGCTGCCGAAGAAAACCAAAGCAAGATCACATTTGATCCGGCTTCGGCAAATTCTCATTTTACCTATATGGATAAGGATAGCCTTGACCATACCATTTATTTTGCCGACGCTGCTACCAACTTTAACGTCATCCGCATGGCCGATGACTGGGCAACCGGCGGGGTGGCTCTGTGGCGCATGGGTACCGAAGATCCAAGGCTATGGTCGTTCTTCCAGAAAAACCTATCTATCGATTCGCTGCGTAAAACCGGTGTCGACTTAAAAAAGTTAACTTCTGTTGGTTTAAATAGCCGTAAAAACGTAGAGTATGATGGCGATGGCGAGGTGCTCGACCTGATAACCACGCCCCAAACCGGCGAGATTGATGTAAAACTGGATACAGGCAACTATACCATCACTGCGCAAACTTATAAAAGACTGCCCACCAAGTACATGATCCGTAAGTATGGGTATAAGCCTAAAAAGGTTGTTTTGACCTTTGATGACGGACCCGACCCGGATTACACCCCGCGCATTCTTGATATCCTAAAAAAAGAAAAAGTTCCGGCCTCCTTCTTCGTAGTGGGTTCCATGGCCGAAAAAAACATAGCCATCCTGAGGCGAATTTATGAGGACGGTTATGAAATTGGAAACCACACATTCTTCCATCCGGATATATCAACCATCAGCCTGCAACGCGTGGTGCTTGAGCTAAACGCTACCCGCAAAATCATCGAATCGGTTACAGGCCGCAGCACCATATTGTTCCGCCCGCCATTTAACGCCGATGCCGAGCCCGAAACGTTGGCCGAAGTAATCCCTGTAGCCGAAAGCCGCAGGCAAAGCTATATCACTATTGGCGAATCTATCGACCCATGGGATTGGCAGCCCGGCGTAACAGCCGACAGCATTGTTGCCCGCACCATCAGGCAGGCCAACAATGGATCGATGATCCTGCTGCATGATGCCGGCGGCGATACCCGTGAAGAAACAGTAAAGGCATTACCAGCCATTATACACTACTTTAAAACACATGGCTACCAGTTTACTACCATTGCCGATGTGCTTGACAAAACCAAAGATGACCTGATGCCACCTATAAAAGACGATCATACCGGCATTTTTGGCCCTATGTATGATGTCGCGGTACATGCTTATTACTATTTCAACTGGTTTTTGATATATGTGTTTTTGTCGGCTATATTCCTGGCCATAGGCCGTATTGTTTTGATTGCTATACTGGCGGTAAGACAAAACAGCGAGAACAAAAAGACCGTAAAACTGCGTGGCGACAATTTGCCACTTCCGCCCGTGAGTATTATTGTACCAGCTTATAACGAGGAGGTAAATGCCGTTGCCACTATCCAAAGTTTATTAAAAACCGAATACCCGGTTTTTGAAATTATTTTTGTTGACGACGGATCAAAAGATAAAACGTTTGAAGTAGTATCGGCTGCTTATGAAGGCCATCCGCTGGTTAAAATATTAACCAAGCCCAATGGTGGTAAAGCATCGGCCCTTAATTTTGGTATAACCCATGCCACCAGCGATTTTGTTGTTTGTATTGATGCAGATACGCAACTTAAAAACGACGCTATTTATCAATTGATGAGCTACTTTACCGATGAGGAAATTGGCGCTGTGGCAGGCACAGTAAAAGTTGGCAACGAAACCAATATTATTACCAGGTGGCAATCAATAGAGTACATTACCGCCCAAAACATGGACCGCCGCGCTTTCGACCTCATCAATAGCATTACTGTAGTACCAGGCGCTATTGGAGCATTCCGCAAATCGGCCATTTTCCGTGCCGGCGGCTTTACTTACGATACCCTGGCCGAGGATTGTGATTTAACCATGCGCATCCTCAAACAAGGCTACATTGTAAAAAACTGTGCCGAAGCTATTGCATATACCGAAGCACCGGAAACCATTAATATGTTACTTAAACAACGTTTCCGCTGGAGTTTCGGGGTTATTCAAAGCTTCTGGAAAAACCGCGACGCATTGTTCAACAAAAAGTATAAATTCTTTGGGATGGTGGGCATGCCCAATATCCTCATTTTCCAGATTATACTACCACTGTTCTCCCCGTTGGCCGATCTGATGATGATCTTCGCGCTGTTTGGCGAGAAGCCGGAGAAAATGCTGATATACTATGTGGCTTTTGTGGTTATCGATTTCATTGTGGGCATTATTGCTTTCCGAATGGAAAAAGAAGATTACAGGAAGCTTATTTACATTATACCGCAACGATTCCTGTGGAGACAGCTGATGTATTACGTACTGTTTAAATCGATGCGTAAGGCCCTTAAAGGCGAGTTAAGCGGCTGGGGCGTACTAAAACGTACCGGTAACGTAAATGTTAAAGGCGGTCAAAAGAAGAACAACTCGGCAATTTACATTATTGTTGCTTTGCTAATAATTGCTGCGATTGTATTCTGGGTGGTAAAAAAGTGGTATATGTAA
- the ispF gene encoding 2-C-methyl-D-erythritol 2,4-cyclodiphosphate synthase — MGKIKVGFGFDVHQLREQHPFVLGGVNLEHHSGAYGHSDADVLLHAICDALLGAANMRDIGFHFSNTDNRWKGISSLILLQHVVKLIKEKGFSIGNIDAMVCLEAPKINPHIPAMKVHIAKAASISEDDISIKATTNEQLGFIGRQEGVVAYAVCLIERE; from the coding sequence ATGGGTAAAATTAAAGTAGGGTTTGGTTTTGACGTTCACCAACTGCGTGAGCAGCACCCATTTGTTTTGGGCGGGGTTAATTTAGAGCACCATTCGGGCGCTTATGGCCATTCAGATGCTGATGTACTTTTACATGCTATTTGTGATGCCTTGCTTGGCGCCGCTAATATGCGCGATATAGGTTTTCATTTCTCCAATACAGACAACCGCTGGAAAGGTATCAGCAGCCTTATTCTGCTTCAGCATGTTGTTAAATTAATAAAAGAAAAGGGCTTCAGCATTGGCAACATTGATGCCATGGTATGTTTGGAAGCACCAAAGATAAACCCCCACATCCCGGCTATGAAGGTGCATATAGCCAAAGCGGCATCTATCAGCGAAGATGATATATCTATAAAAGCTACCACTAACGAGCAATTGGGCTTTATAGGGCGTCAGGAAGGCGTTGTTGCTTATGCGGTTTGTTTGATCGAAAGAGAATAA
- the porV gene encoding type IX secretion system outer membrane channel protein PorV, translating into MKFFTFRNITFLSLYLLPFTVVGQTSTDGSAYRGSRVEVPFLNITPDSRSGAMGEAGVAISPDVNANFWNPSKLAFVESNDALSLSYSPWLRHLVPDISLSYLSYAHKIDDRNTLGASLRYFNYGSLQLNDDQSNNQGTYTPNEFSLDVSFARKFGENFSLGLTARYIHSSISSVSFATAGSTQTGRAGNAFAADVSMFYKSTYGDDNLFAFGANISNIGTKISYTTNGPKYFLPANLKLGAANTWNLDENNQITVAFDINKLLTPTPPIKDANGTIISGKNDDVSVPSGIFQSFGDAPGGFSEEMKEISLSPGAEYWYNNQFAIRAGYLYENPSKSDRRYVTLGFGVKYDIFKFDFSYLAASQQNSPLANTLRFSLSASFGGTSNVSK; encoded by the coding sequence ATGAAGTTTTTTACATTTCGGAATATAACCTTCTTATCATTGTATTTACTGCCATTTACGGTTGTGGGGCAAACAAGTACTGACGGAAGCGCATACAGGGGATCGCGCGTTGAAGTACCGTTTTTAAACATTACCCCCGATTCACGTTCGGGTGCGATGGGCGAGGCGGGGGTTGCTATTTCGCCGGATGTTAACGCTAATTTCTGGAATCCCTCGAAGCTTGCTTTTGTTGAAAGTAATGATGCACTTTCGTTGTCATATTCTCCGTGGTTAAGGCACCTGGTGCCCGACATTAGTTTGTCGTACCTAAGCTATGCCCATAAAATTGACGATCGTAACACACTCGGTGCTTCGTTGCGCTATTTTAATTATGGCTCATTGCAGCTTAATGACGACCAATCCAATAACCAGGGTACTTACACGCCAAATGAGTTTTCGCTCGATGTTAGTTTTGCGCGTAAGTTTGGCGAGAATTTTTCATTGGGGTTAACCGCTCGTTACATTCATTCAAGCATTTCCAGTGTGTCGTTTGCCACTGCGGGATCAACCCAAACAGGCAGGGCCGGCAATGCTTTTGCTGCGGACGTATCGATGTTTTATAAATCGACCTATGGCGATGATAACCTGTTTGCTTTTGGTGCCAACATATCCAACATTGGCACAAAAATTAGCTATACTACCAATGGGCCTAAATATTTTTTACCTGCCAATTTAAAGTTAGGCGCGGCCAACACCTGGAACCTTGACGAAAATAACCAGATAACGGTTGCCTTTGACATAAACAAGCTGCTAACACCTACTCCTCCTATAAAAGATGCCAACGGCACAATTATAAGTGGCAAAAATGATGATGTATCGGTACCATCGGGTATTTTTCAGTCATTTGGGGATGCCCCTGGTGGTTTTAGCGAGGAGATGAAGGAAATAAGCCTGTCGCCCGGCGCCGAGTACTGGTACAACAACCAGTTTGCCATAAGGGCCGGTTATTTATATGAAAACCCAAGCAAAAGCGACAGACGTTATGTAACCCTCGGTTTTGGTGTTAAATATGATATTTTTAAGTTCGATTTCTCATACCTGGCAGCCAGCCAGCAAAATAGTCCTTTGGCCAATACCTTGCGTTTTAGTTTGTCGGCAAGTTTTGGCGGTACCTCCAATGTGTCAAAATAA